The Paenibacillus sp. FSL H7-0357 nucleotide sequence CGCGTGAACCCGGGGGGATTGAAATCGCCGAGAAGATCCGATCCATTATTCTGGATCCCGCCCATACTGCTATGGATGCCCGGACGGAAGCGCTGCTGTATGCAGCGGCAAGAAGCCAGCATTTGGCTGAAGTAGTTGAGCCTGCACTCAAGGACGGAATTACCGTACTCTGTGACCGGTTTGTAGACAGCAGTCTCGTGTATCAGGGTTATGCGAGAGGACTTGGCATTGAAGAGGTCTGGAGCATTAACCGCTTTGCCATTGGCAGCCGGATGCCGGATCTAACCTTCTATCTGGATGTGGACCCGGAGGTGGGGCTGTCACGGATTGCTGCCAATCAGGAACGGGAAGTGAACCGCCTTGATTTGGAAAACCTGGCTTTTCACCAAAAGGTTCGTGAAGGGTATCAGCTCGTTATTGCCTCAGATCCTCAGCGGATTGTTGTCCTTGATGCCAATCGTCCGATTCATATGGTTGAACAGGATATCGTTCGTACGCTGAAGGAGCGCATTTTAAAGGATTTTTAAGGCGCTTTGTCTAATATTACTTAGGTGTGAACTTTTCACATCACCTTTGGAGAGGTAACACTCCAATGTATCGCCTACAAAACTTTTAGGAGGGAACGAAGATGAATTTAATCATCGCAATTATCCAGGATAAAGACAGTAACCGGTTGTCCAGTGAGCTGGTCAAGGCAAACTTCCGTGCAACCAAGCTGGCCAGTACAGGCGGATTTCTGCGCGCAGGGAATACCACATTTATGATTGGTGTAGACGATACTCAGGTAGATGCTGTACTTAGTGTTATCCGCAATAGCTGCAAAGTGCGTGAGCAGCTTGTTACTCCGGTAACTCCTATGAGCGGTACGACGGATTCATATTTACCACTTCCTGTAGAGGTACAGGTAGGCGGAGCAACAGTATTCGTGCTTCCTGTTGATCGTTTTGAGCATTATTGAGCATAATACCGGTGCAATCCCATGATAAGGACGGTAGATATCTTTGAAAATCAATCCGGGCTACAGGCCCCTAAAAAGCGAGCTGCCGACTAACGAAGAAGGTAGAAGGCCCATTCAGCAAAAATCATTCACTGATGTATTCCATCAGCAGGGTGAGCAGAAAACGATAGATGAGCTTAACCGCCAGATTAAAGATATCCAGCAGCAGGGCGATCGGTTATCCAAATCCATGACGGTCCGCGAGCTGGCGATTTACCGCAATATGATCAAAAAGTTTCTGGAGGAGACTGCGCGCCGCGGAGTCATTCTGAAGGATACGAAGGGCTGGGACCGTCGCGGCAGGAGTAAAAGGTATAAACTGCTGGAGGAGATCGATGCCGCGCTGCTGAACTTGGCGGATGACTTGCTGGAAAGTGAGCATGGCCGTATTGATCTGCTGGGACGGGTTGGAGAGATCCGCGGAATGCTGATTAATCTTGCTTTTTAAAAGAGTTGGAGGAATTTATGCCTTTTCATGATATATTAGGCCAGGAGGATGCCAAACGCCTGCTGCAAAATGCATTGCGCAAAGAAGCGGTCAGTCATGCCTATCTGTTCACCGGACCTTCCGGGAGCGGACAAATGAAGACAGCGCTGATGTTCGCACAAGCCATATTTTGCACCGCGCTCAAGGACGATGCCTGTGGGGAATGCCTGGAATGCCGCAAGGTTGAGCATGGCAACCATCCGGATTTAACCCTGCTGAAGCCCGAAGGGGCGAGCCTTAAGATCGATCAGATCCGTGAGCTGCAGCGTGTTTTTTCTTACCGCTCGGAAGGAATTAACCC carries:
- the tmk gene encoding dTMP kinase produces the protein MAREGFFITLEGGDGSGKTTVLGRVAAYLQNHSMPYRITREPGGIEIAEKIRSIILDPAHTAMDARTEALLYAAARSQHLAEVVEPALKDGITVLCDRFVDSSLVYQGYARGLGIEEVWSINRFAIGSRMPDLTFYLDVDPEVGLSRIAANQEREVNRLDLENLAFHQKVREGYQLVIASDPQRIVVLDANRPIHMVEQDIVRTLKERILKDF
- a CDS encoding YaaR family protein, translated to MKINPGYRPLKSELPTNEEGRRPIQQKSFTDVFHQQGEQKTIDELNRQIKDIQQQGDRLSKSMTVRELAIYRNMIKKFLEETARRGVILKDTKGWDRRGRSKRYKLLEEIDAALLNLADDLLESEHGRIDLLGRVGEIRGMLINLAF
- a CDS encoding cyclic-di-AMP receptor → MNLIIAIIQDKDSNRLSSELVKANFRATKLASTGGFLRAGNTTFMIGVDDTQVDAVLSVIRNSCKVREQLVTPVTPMSGTTDSYLPLPVEVQVGGATVFVLPVDRFEHY